A window of Symphalangus syndactylus isolate Jambi chromosome 24, NHGRI_mSymSyn1-v2.1_pri, whole genome shotgun sequence contains these coding sequences:
- the MRGBP gene encoding MRG/MORF4L-binding protein isoform X2 — MGEAEVGGGGAAGDKGPGEAATSPAEETVVWSPEVEVCLFHAMLGHKPVGVNRHFHMICIRDKFSQNIGRQVPSKVIWDHLSTMYDMQALHESEILPFPNPERNFVLPEEIIQEVREGKVMIEEEMKEEMKEDVDPHNGADDVFSSSGSLGKASEKPSKDKEKNSSDLGCKEGADKRKRSRVTDKVLTANSNPSSPSAAKRRRT; from the exons ATGggagaggccgaggtaggcggcgGGGGCGCCGCAGGCGACAAGGGTCCGGGGGAGGCGGCCACCAGCCCGGCGGAGGAGACAGTGGTGTGGAGCCCCGAGGTGGAGGTGTGCCTCTTCCACGCCATGCTGGGCCACAAGCCCGTCG GTGTGAACCGACACTTTCACATGATTTGTATTCGGGACAAGTTCAGCCAGAACATCGGGCGGCAGGTCCCATCCAAGGTCATCTGGGATCATCTGAGCACCATGTACGACATGCAGGCGCTG CATGAGTCCGAGATTCTTCCATTCCCGAATCCAGAGAGGAACTTCGTCCTTCCGGAAGAGATCATTCAGGAGGTCCGAGAAG GAAAAGTGATGATAGAAGAGGAGATGAAAGAGGAGATGAAGGAAGACGTGGACCCCCACAATGGGGCTGACGATG ttttttcatcttcaGGGAGTTTGGGGAAAGCATCAGAAAAACCcagcaaagacaaagagaagaacTCCTCAGACTTGGGGTGTAAAGAAGGCGCAGACAAGCGGAAGCGCAGCCGGGTCACCGACAAAGTCCTGACCGCAAACAGCAACCCCTCCAGTCCCAGCGCTGCCAAGCGGCGCCGCACGTAG
- the MRGBP gene encoding MRG/MORF4L-binding protein isoform X1: MGEAEVGGGGAAGDKGPGEAATSPAEETVVWSPEVEVCLFHAMLGHKPVGVNRHFHMICIRDKFSQNIGRQVPSKVIWDHLSTMYDMQALHESEILPFPNPERNFVLPEEIIQEVREGETQERVGLGFRKGQTLAKGREVRVRTPGLQGGVRVQRRPRPTCAWVVLEPPGLERTLFESSGWTEAEACVGGKRRSSPWPDHPPASATTVGFR; encoded by the exons ATGggagaggccgaggtaggcggcgGGGGCGCCGCAGGCGACAAGGGTCCGGGGGAGGCGGCCACCAGCCCGGCGGAGGAGACAGTGGTGTGGAGCCCCGAGGTGGAGGTGTGCCTCTTCCACGCCATGCTGGGCCACAAGCCCGTCG GTGTGAACCGACACTTTCACATGATTTGTATTCGGGACAAGTTCAGCCAGAACATCGGGCGGCAGGTCCCATCCAAGGTCATCTGGGATCATCTGAGCACCATGTACGACATGCAGGCGCTG CATGAGTCCGAGATTCTTCCATTCCCGAATCCAGAGAGGAACTTCGTCCTTCCGGAAGAGATCATTCAGGAGGTCCGAGAAGGTGAGACTCAGGAGAGGGTGGGCTTGGGATTCAGAAAAGGCCAGACCCTGGCCAAGGGCAGGGAGGTGAGGGTGAGGACCCCGGGCCTCCAGGGAGGTGTGAGGGTCCAGCGCAGACCCCGCCCCACCTGTGCTTGGGTGGTCTTGGAACCTCCGGGATTGGAGAGGACTTTGTTTGAGAGCAGTGGCTGGACGGAAGCTGAGGCCTGTGTGGGCGGCAAGCGTCGGAGCAGTCCCTggcctgaccatcccccagcgtCGGCCACCACCGTGGGTTTTCGGTGA